One Spirochaeta africana DSM 8902 genomic window carries:
- a CDS encoding phosphoribosyl-AMP cyclohydrolase, which produces MATSEFGNMIEEGTRLQLQFQKRGGLLPVVVQNCEDGMVLMLGYADPAALQHTLATGYATFYSTSRGKLWTKGETSGDRLQIQEVLVDCDQDSLLYRVEMLGDGACHTTRHTTGTARRSCFYRRIDGSGNELAFLPDCD; this is translated from the coding sequence ATGGCTACATCTGAATTCGGCAACATGATCGAGGAAGGCACCCGCCTGCAGCTCCAGTTTCAGAAGCGCGGCGGGCTGCTGCCGGTTGTTGTCCAGAACTGCGAGGACGGCATGGTATTGATGCTCGGGTATGCCGACCCGGCGGCGCTGCAGCATACCCTGGCTACCGGGTATGCCACCTTCTACAGTACCAGCCGTGGTAAACTGTGGACAAAGGGTGAGACCTCCGGTGATCGTCTGCAGATACAGGAGGTTCTGGTCGACTGCGATCAGGATTCGCTGCTGTATCGGGTTGAAATGCTGGGGGATGGGGCGTGTCACACCACTCGCCACACCACTGGTACAGCCCGCCGTTCGTGCTTTTATCGCCGCATCGATGGCAGCGGGAACGAGCTGGCTTTTCTGCCGGACTGCGATTAG
- a CDS encoding DUF554 domain-containing protein — MTATLINAAAVAAGSLLGILGRRWVTPAVKECLFVGIGVFTLVIGMDMALSSQRLLYVAMAVVIGGIIGTKLGIEDRLYRFGEWVKRSGISRHDRFSEGFLTSSVLFCVGAMAILGSLQAGALGSYEILLTKSIMDGSMSIILAAAMGGGVALSALTIVVYQGGLTLAAATIAPYMSELMLSEISGTGGALILMIGLTLIGVKKIKTGDYLPAILIAVALAAWDPLAGLL; from the coding sequence ATGACTGCGACACTGATCAATGCCGCTGCGGTAGCGGCCGGATCCCTGCTGGGGATCCTTGGAAGGCGCTGGGTTACCCCGGCGGTAAAGGAATGCCTGTTTGTCGGTATCGGGGTTTTTACCCTGGTGATCGGCATGGACATGGCATTGAGCAGCCAGCGGCTGTTGTACGTGGCAATGGCGGTGGTGATCGGGGGTATTATCGGTACCAAGCTGGGAATAGAAGACCGCCTGTATCGTTTCGGGGAGTGGGTAAAGCGCAGCGGGATCTCGCGTCACGACCGGTTTTCGGAAGGGTTTCTGACCTCCTCGGTGCTGTTCTGTGTGGGAGCCATGGCGATTCTGGGATCTCTGCAGGCCGGTGCGCTTGGTTCTTACGAGATCCTGCTGACCAAGTCTATTATGGACGGCAGCATGTCAATTATCCTGGCTGCGGCAATGGGCGGCGGGGTTGCGTTGTCTGCACTCACGATTGTGGTATACCAGGGCGGGCTTACCCTGGCCGCGGCAACCATTGCACCCTATATGAGCGAACTGATGCTGAGCGAGATATCCGGAACCGGCGGAGCGCTGATTCTGATGATCGGTTTGACGCTGATCGGGGTGAAAAAGATCAAGACCGGGGATTATCTGCCGGCGATCCTGATTGCGGTTGCACTGGCTGCCTGGGACCCCCTGGCAGGATTGCTGTAA
- the hisF gene encoding imidazole glycerol phosphate synthase subunit HisF, which translates to MLQKRIIVCLDVREGKTTKGVKFKGNIDIGDPIEMARQYYDDGVDELVFYDITASAEKRGIMLDVVERVAEQIFVPFCVGGGLRNIEDMRAVLLAGAEKVSLNSQAVRNPAIIEQGAGQFGRQCIVLGMDAARDPECPSGYRVVVDGGRTPTDRDALEWAQQAVALGAGEIVLNSIDADGTKAGYELQLTRMISEAVPVPVVASGGAGTPEHLADVFEHGKADAALIASMVHYGDYRLPDIKAYLTSKGQPMRLRYRPV; encoded by the coding sequence ATGCTGCAGAAACGGATTATTGTCTGTCTTGATGTCCGCGAGGGCAAAACAACCAAAGGGGTGAAATTCAAAGGGAATATCGATATCGGAGACCCGATCGAGATGGCCCGGCAGTACTACGACGACGGTGTCGATGAACTGGTTTTTTATGATATTACCGCCTCGGCCGAGAAACGCGGGATTATGCTGGATGTCGTGGAGCGGGTTGCCGAGCAGATCTTTGTGCCGTTCTGCGTTGGTGGTGGCCTGCGGAATATCGAGGATATGCGCGCGGTACTGCTGGCCGGTGCCGAGAAGGTGAGTCTGAACTCCCAGGCAGTGCGCAATCCAGCAATTATTGAACAGGGTGCCGGGCAGTTCGGTCGCCAGTGTATCGTGCTGGGAATGGATGCGGCGCGAGATCCTGAATGTCCCAGCGGCTACCGGGTAGTGGTCGACGGCGGGCGAACCCCGACCGACCGTGACGCCCTGGAGTGGGCTCAGCAGGCGGTGGCACTCGGTGCCGGGGAGATTGTCCTTAACTCCATCGATGCCGACGGAACCAAGGCCGGGTATGAGCTGCAGCTGACCAGGATGATCTCCGAGGCCGTTCCGGTGCCGGTGGTGGCATCCGGCGGAGCCGGCACGCCGGAGCACCTGGCGGATGTGTTCGAGCACGGAAAGGCAGATGCTGCCCTGATTGCCAGCATGGTACACTACGGTGACTACCGGCTGCCTGATATCAAGGCCTATTTGACCAGCAAGGGGCAGCCGATGCGGCTGCGATACCGTCCGGTCTGA
- a CDS encoding penicillin-binding protein activator yields MSARNPGGLLSAAVLLLLLAGCAPQTHTIGFIGSLTGVRADLAVAVRDGVQLGTDHINQADRGYRLQLQILDDGYSATAAAALATELAAAGRADIIIGFLTSGMLQAALHTAGQHPGIPVISPTISGRVPDHQVLFFQLIGAARQQGQQLAEQAFADGVRSAAVVRDSGNLMYTAEVAQGFSERFAQLGGHTVLVLSQGEFDFSASRRLVKYLQESDHDALVAALSGVDLGVLAQELRLQHGDERPVYAGMWAFTPELLTQGGRAAEGIILSSAVDPDYPGDAYREFQAAFRERYNTEPAFGAVLGYEAVLLVDQLLHRSTRIGRDVPETIEFSGLQGRIRWEPGGEVQRDYFLFRVSEGRFARL; encoded by the coding sequence ATGTCAGCCCGAAATCCGGGCGGCCTGCTGTCGGCAGCTGTGCTGCTGCTTTTGCTGGCGGGCTGCGCCCCGCAGACCCACACTATCGGTTTTATCGGATCGCTGACCGGGGTACGGGCCGATCTGGCAGTGGCGGTTCGCGATGGTGTCCAGCTTGGTACCGATCATATCAATCAGGCTGATCGCGGCTATCGCCTGCAGCTGCAGATTCTGGATGACGGCTACTCGGCAACTGCAGCGGCCGCACTGGCAACCGAGCTGGCAGCAGCCGGGAGAGCCGATATCATTATCGGGTTTCTTACCAGCGGCATGCTTCAGGCCGCACTGCATACTGCCGGGCAGCATCCCGGGATACCGGTAATCAGCCCGACCATAAGCGGCAGGGTGCCGGATCATCAAGTGCTGTTCTTCCAGCTGATCGGAGCCGCACGTCAGCAGGGGCAGCAACTGGCGGAGCAGGCCTTTGCCGACGGGGTTCGCTCTGCGGCGGTGGTGCGCGATTCCGGCAACCTGATGTATACCGCCGAGGTGGCCCAGGGATTTTCCGAGCGCTTTGCACAGCTGGGCGGGCATACGGTGCTGGTACTGTCGCAGGGAGAATTCGATTTTTCCGCTTCGCGACGGCTGGTTAAGTATCTACAGGAGAGTGACCATGATGCGCTGGTGGCGGCACTGAGCGGGGTAGACCTGGGGGTGCTGGCGCAGGAGCTGCGACTGCAGCACGGCGACGAGCGCCCGGTGTATGCCGGCATGTGGGCATTTACCCCGGAGCTGCTAACCCAGGGGGGCAGAGCGGCAGAGGGGATCATACTGTCCTCAGCTGTTGACCCTGACTATCCGGGTGATGCCTATCGCGAGTTCCAGGCTGCATTCCGGGAGCGTTACAACACCGAGCCGGCGTTCGGCGCGGTGCTTGGCTACGAGGCAGTCCTGCTGGTTGATCAGCTGCTGCATCGCAGCACCCGAATCGGCAGGGATGTGCCGGAAACAATCGAGTTTTCCGGGCTGCAGGGACGGATACGGTGGGAGCCAGGCGGCGAGGTGCAGCGTGATTATTTCCTGTTCAGGGTAAGTGAGGGACGTTTTGCGCGTCTGTAG
- a CDS encoding sensor histidine kinase — protein MRVCRLVPHSGRLLCSITRRLLHCLLPQRSRFLRRHLVSRTVIIAVAAAIFTGLVTVGTQYYHHRRDKFEAQLTLARSAAETVDMFFEQPRMLLSELGARLAEEGDPAAALQRYGSGSIQRNPYIDALVLLDDELRVTSAVPAMWFPKGYDLSGYRELEDMEPPGLIRMSLAGIVGDTGFPRLFMAYRLPTGVLVGYYRLEVISSLLQEVVVSDHTDIAVIDGSGIFAVHTEFTKVQQRQREPLYTRIFHDGRYFPAQELVVRDGRSLLVSAYPVQGAQWSVLTYEAFSPLLSQLLRSLLYGLAAIAAAALVVGLLTRRAMLPVLEPLSGLTERLQAVAGGDYRQQIAYSGYREFEMIAGHFNRMATSIRRSRQELTSEIEDRKLAEQVLQNLVEEKDVLLQELHHRVKNNLQIMSSLLNLQIMRVDNDLVRLLLQGVRLKLISLSMVHEQVYLSTSMSQIDIAEFLRDLIAVVRQELKPDELELTFLYNLDPVYLQVDKATTVSILLNELLANAVLHAFPTGGLGTVRVAMQQDADTVMIILEDDGTGLPDSVDPEQPATLGLTLVQSLTAQLAGTVRFERLSRGVRVVLEFPLDSPPLS, from the coding sequence TTGCGCGTCTGTAGGCTTGTGCCGCATTCCGGGCGTTTACTGTGCAGCATCACGCGCAGACTGCTACATTGCCTGCTGCCGCAGCGCTCCCGCTTTCTGCGCCGCCATCTGGTAAGCCGAACGGTGATTATTGCCGTGGCAGCGGCGATATTCACCGGACTGGTTACGGTAGGTACCCAGTACTACCACCATCGGCGCGACAAATTCGAGGCACAGCTTACCCTGGCTCGTTCAGCCGCCGAGACGGTGGACATGTTTTTCGAACAGCCGCGCATGCTGTTGAGTGAGCTGGGAGCCCGCCTGGCAGAGGAGGGGGATCCAGCTGCAGCCCTGCAGCGCTATGGCAGTGGCAGCATCCAGCGCAACCCCTATATCGATGCCCTAGTGCTGCTGGATGACGAACTACGGGTAACCTCCGCGGTTCCGGCCATGTGGTTCCCCAAGGGGTATGACCTGAGCGGCTATCGTGAGCTCGAGGATATGGAGCCGCCAGGTCTGATCCGGATGAGCCTGGCCGGGATTGTCGGTGATACCGGGTTCCCCCGCTTGTTTATGGCCTATCGCCTGCCTACCGGGGTGCTGGTCGGCTACTATCGCCTTGAGGTTATTTCTTCGCTGCTGCAGGAGGTGGTGGTCTCGGATCACACCGACATCGCGGTAATCGATGGCTCCGGCATTTTTGCGGTGCATACCGAGTTTACCAAGGTGCAGCAGCGACAGCGGGAGCCGCTGTATACCCGGATTTTTCATGACGGTCGGTATTTCCCGGCCCAGGAGCTGGTGGTTCGCGACGGACGCAGTCTGCTGGTCAGTGCATATCCGGTACAGGGTGCCCAGTGGAGTGTACTCACCTACGAAGCGTTCTCGCCGCTGCTGTCGCAACTGCTGCGTTCACTTCTGTACGGCCTGGCCGCGATTGCCGCTGCCGCCCTGGTGGTAGGTTTACTGACCCGGCGGGCAATGCTGCCGGTTCTCGAGCCCCTGAGCGGGCTGACCGAACGGCTGCAGGCGGTTGCGGGGGGGGATTACCGCCAGCAGATAGCCTATAGCGGGTATCGGGAGTTCGAGATGATTGCCGGCCATTTCAACCGGATGGCGACCAGCATTCGGCGCTCCCGGCAAGAGCTTACCAGTGAGATCGAGGATCGCAAACTGGCGGAGCAGGTACTGCAGAATCTAGTGGAGGAAAAGGATGTGCTGCTGCAGGAGCTGCACCACCGGGTCAAGAACAACCTGCAGATAATGTCGAGCCTGTTGAATCTGCAGATCATGCGTGTCGATAATGATCTGGTCAGGCTGCTGCTGCAGGGGGTGCGTCTCAAGCTCATCTCGCTTTCTATGGTACATGAACAGGTGTATCTTTCTACCTCGATGAGCCAGATTGATATTGCCGAGTTCCTGCGGGATTTGATCGCGGTGGTTCGACAGGAGCTGAAGCCCGATGAGCTGGAGCTGACCTTCCTCTACAATCTGGATCCGGTGTATCTGCAGGTGGACAAGGCCACGACCGTGAGTATCCTCCTGAACGAGCTGCTGGCGAATGCCGTACTGCACGCCTTTCCGACGGGCGGACTGGGAACGGTACGCGTGGCTATGCAGCAGGATGCGGACACCGTGATGATCATACTTGAGGATGACGGCACCGGTCTGCCTGATTCGGTGGATCCGGAACAGCCTGCCACCCTTGGTCTTACCCTTGTGCAGTCCCTGACAGCCCAGCTGGCCGGTACCGTGCGTTTTGAGCGGTTGTCCCGGGGGGTGCGGGTGGTGCTTGAATTTCCGCTCGATTCACCGCCGCTAAGCTGA
- a CDS encoding FmdB family zinc ribbon protein: MPSYDYECTSCGHQFEEFQAMSDPVLTDCPACQQPSLRRLIGGGLGVIFKGSGFYVNDSRGARNGAGSGSTTDSGSTKGESPAKSPAKSGSGSGSAGASGSQQSA, encoded by the coding sequence ATGCCAAGCTATGATTATGAGTGCACTTCCTGCGGACACCAGTTCGAGGAGTTTCAGGCCATGTCTGATCCGGTGTTGACCGACTGCCCTGCCTGTCAGCAACCCAGTCTGCGTCGGCTGATTGGCGGCGGTCTCGGGGTTATCTTCAAGGGCAGTGGATTCTATGTGAACGACAGCCGCGGGGCCCGAAACGGGGCCGGTTCGGGCAGTACTACTGATTCAGGCAGCACCAAGGGTGAAAGCCCGGCAAAATCTCCGGCTAAATCCGGGAGCGGGAGCGGCAGTGCAGGCGCCTCCGGCAGCCAGCAATCCGCCTGA
- a CDS encoding ferredoxin reductase family protein: MRKLTIYTAIAAMLLLPAGVVLYEAGWYFMPTVQGTQLLGLWALVLLLFQFILTARVRLLDRWIGLDQLIHLHRLIGMGVLVTAVLHGALYSIPAAFEGRLTPDMPGDWPIALGSTALLLLLAIGITAMLYRKLGWRYETWKRIHQGAYLLLPLVLLHGFVFGSHLSWHPVLQLQILAGTAVVVWLLLTRGIRFIRRTPMTLRRAEQVTHDTTRLVFDRPQGFRFVPGQFVFLRIRGRTLSEPPHPFTLSGNADADHLEITAKAIGDFTARLPGLQPGDQVSIDGPFGVFHPLPQQDKVLWIAGGIGITPFLAALRSLETRDHPEIVLIWGNKTPADIPYQQELRTLLETDPGIRLMHVFSENSEPEPDFGEVYHGFVTAALLKDAADEDLPRTSICGPPAMRRAVLPLLRDIGIRSIAYERFDL; the protein is encoded by the coding sequence ATGAGGAAACTGACAATCTACACGGCAATAGCCGCGATGCTCCTGCTGCCGGCGGGTGTGGTACTCTACGAGGCCGGCTGGTATTTTATGCCGACGGTACAGGGCACCCAGCTGCTGGGGCTGTGGGCTCTGGTACTGCTGCTGTTTCAGTTCATTCTGACCGCACGGGTGCGACTGCTGGATCGCTGGATCGGCCTGGATCAGCTGATCCACCTGCACCGCCTGATCGGGATGGGGGTACTGGTAACCGCTGTACTGCATGGTGCGCTGTACAGCATCCCGGCAGCTTTTGAGGGGCGTCTGACGCCGGACATGCCGGGTGACTGGCCGATTGCCCTGGGCAGCACTGCCCTGCTGCTGCTGCTGGCGATCGGGATTACCGCCATGCTGTACCGGAAGCTCGGGTGGCGATACGAGACCTGGAAGCGAATCCACCAGGGCGCCTATCTGCTGCTCCCGCTGGTGTTGCTGCATGGATTTGTATTCGGATCCCACCTGAGCTGGCATCCTGTACTGCAGCTGCAGATCCTGGCCGGCACCGCCGTGGTCGTCTGGCTGCTGCTTACCCGAGGTATCCGGTTCATCCGTCGCACCCCGATGACCCTGCGGCGGGCCGAACAGGTTACCCACGACACGACCCGACTGGTATTCGACCGGCCGCAGGGCTTCAGGTTTGTACCGGGCCAGTTTGTGTTTCTGCGGATCCGCGGCCGCACCCTAAGTGAGCCGCCCCACCCGTTCACACTGTCCGGCAATGCTGATGCTGACCATCTCGAGATCACCGCCAAAGCGATCGGAGATTTTACCGCCAGACTGCCGGGACTGCAGCCTGGCGATCAGGTCAGTATCGACGGCCCGTTTGGCGTCTTTCACCCGTTGCCGCAGCAGGACAAGGTGCTCTGGATTGCCGGCGGCATCGGGATAACCCCGTTTCTGGCAGCCCTGCGCAGCCTGGAAACCCGGGATCACCCGGAGATCGTACTGATCTGGGGAAACAAAACCCCGGCCGACATTCCATATCAACAGGAGCTGCGCACCCTGCTGGAGACAGATCCTGGCATCCGGCTGATGCATGTATTCTCGGAAAACAGCGAACCGGAGCCGGATTTTGGCGAGGTCTACCACGGTTTCGTAACTGCCGCCCTGCTGAAGGATGCGGCAGACGAGGATCTGCCCAGGACCAGTATCTGCGGCCCCCCGGCAATGCGCCGGGCCGTACTGCCGCTGCTGCGCGATATCGGGATCCGCTCCATTGCCTACGAGCGTTTCGACCTGTAG
- a CDS encoding homoserine dehydrogenase, with protein MNPLQVTIVGAGTVGGNTASILLSEAENIAARSGRRIELRAIASRDFDVAERLGLPSSLYTTDTDAAITDPETDVVVELIGGIHPAKEIITTALQAGKHVVTANKALLAYHGHELMGIARENGVALAFEASCAGGVPIIRILTQAMLGEQIDAIYGILNGTCNYILSQMGSSSYDEALAQAQELGLAEADPTLDVSGEDTAHKIAIMSTLAFGVRIPMESIQTIGIDSLDPADIRYAKRLGYVVKLLAMAQQTTEGPHVMVSPAFIPKEHPLARVDNAFNAISLYSNNLGHTLHYGRGAGGRPTASAVVSDIISLGAGTYTTAFAGSHIWADQAEPLQVLPQSMMEFRYYLRLELNDVAGALAEITAVFARHGISIASMLQDERWEQDSYIPVIITVHPTSADRIQQAITEMESLPVVNQRATVYSMVDEHPETPGLG; from the coding sequence ATGAATCCTCTACAGGTCACCATCGTTGGAGCCGGCACCGTCGGCGGAAATACTGCAAGCATACTTCTGTCCGAAGCCGAGAACATCGCTGCCCGCAGCGGTCGGCGCATCGAACTGCGAGCTATCGCCTCGAGGGACTTTGACGTCGCCGAGCGTCTGGGCCTGCCCAGCTCCCTGTATACCACCGACACCGACGCAGCCATAACCGACCCCGAGACCGATGTCGTGGTCGAGCTGATCGGCGGGATTCACCCTGCCAAGGAGATTATCACCACAGCCCTGCAGGCCGGCAAGCATGTGGTCACCGCCAACAAGGCCTTGCTGGCATACCATGGGCATGAGCTGATGGGGATTGCCCGCGAAAACGGGGTAGCACTGGCGTTCGAGGCCAGCTGCGCTGGCGGGGTACCGATAATCCGTATCCTGACACAGGCCATGCTGGGCGAACAGATCGACGCAATCTACGGCATCCTGAACGGAACCTGTAACTACATCCTGAGCCAGATGGGCTCATCTTCCTACGATGAAGCACTGGCACAGGCACAGGAACTGGGACTTGCCGAGGCCGATCCGACGCTGGATGTAAGCGGCGAGGACACCGCGCACAAGATCGCTATCATGTCCACCCTGGCCTTCGGGGTGCGCATACCGATGGAATCGATTCAGACTATCGGGATAGACTCCCTGGATCCGGCGGATATCCGCTATGCCAAAAGACTGGGCTACGTAGTAAAGCTGCTGGCTATGGCGCAGCAGACCACCGAGGGGCCCCACGTAATGGTAAGCCCGGCCTTTATCCCGAAAGAACACCCGCTGGCACGGGTCGACAATGCCTTTAATGCCATAAGCCTGTACTCCAACAACCTGGGCCACACCCTGCATTATGGACGCGGTGCCGGTGGCCGTCCGACCGCCTCTGCGGTAGTCAGCGACATAATCAGTCTGGGCGCCGGCACCTACACCACCGCATTTGCCGGCTCGCATATCTGGGCCGACCAGGCCGAGCCACTGCAGGTGCTCCCCCAGTCAATGATGGAGTTTCGCTACTATCTGCGTCTGGAGCTGAATGATGTCGCCGGTGCACTGGCCGAAATTACCGCGGTCTTTGCCCGCCATGGCATCAGCATTGCATCGATGCTGCAGGATGAGCGCTGGGAGCAGGACAGCTATATCCCGGTTATCATAACGGTGCATCCGACCTCTGCCGACCGGATCCAGCAAGCGATTACCGAGATGGAAAGCCTGCCGGTAGTCAACCAGCGAGCCACCGTCTACAGCATGGTGGATGAACACCCCGAGACACCGGGGCTGGGGTGA
- a CDS encoding tocopherol cyclase family protein, protein MVALHPVWNPPVFQGKGKRKGYFEGWYHKHVPTAGGDSIAVIGGIAYDDQRRGEAFIQFIHGSRTEYIAYPVEDFRWENGRYQVYIGPNRFSADGLYLHIDRPGIQVSADLSYSSITPLQQRKLFSPGIMGWYRFVPRMECYHGVVSLDHEVYGNFQIDDNSINLTGGRGYIEKDWGSSMPESWVWFQTNSFADTSHSVMFSVARIPWMRGSFPGFLAICHTPQGQFRFTTYNGSQIVRARIADNRIEITFRSREHELQITASGSSTGGLRAPALGAMQRTIGESLDAQAQVRLTTIDGFVLFEGRANPAGLEIVGEAAALLQDATMP, encoded by the coding sequence ATGGTCGCACTGCATCCTGTATGGAACCCCCCGGTATTTCAGGGCAAAGGAAAGCGCAAAGGATATTTTGAGGGCTGGTATCACAAGCACGTGCCCACAGCCGGCGGTGACAGCATCGCGGTGATTGGCGGGATTGCCTACGATGACCAGCGAAGGGGTGAGGCCTTCATCCAGTTCATCCATGGCTCCCGCACCGAGTACATTGCCTACCCGGTCGAGGATTTTCGCTGGGAGAATGGGCGGTATCAGGTATACATTGGTCCCAACCGTTTTTCTGCAGACGGGCTGTATCTGCACATCGATCGCCCCGGGATCCAGGTGTCAGCAGACCTCAGCTACTCCTCGATCACGCCCCTGCAGCAGCGCAAGCTGTTTTCTCCGGGGATCATGGGGTGGTACCGGTTTGTCCCCCGCATGGAATGCTACCACGGGGTTGTCAGCCTGGATCACGAGGTCTACGGCAATTTTCAGATAGACGACAACAGCATAAATCTTACCGGCGGGCGGGGATATATAGAGAAAGACTGGGGGAGTTCGATGCCCGAATCATGGGTATGGTTCCAGACGAACTCATTTGCCGACACCAGCCACTCGGTTATGTTCTCGGTAGCCAGGATTCCCTGGATGCGCGGGAGCTTCCCGGGGTTTCTGGCAATTTGCCACACACCCCAGGGGCAATTCCGGTTTACCACCTACAACGGCAGTCAGATCGTACGCGCCCGGATTGCAGACAACCGCATCGAGATCACTTTTCGCAGCCGTGAACATGAGTTACAGATCACGGCCAGCGGCAGCAGCACCGGCGGGCTTCGCGCCCCGGCACTGGGCGCCATGCAGCGCACCATAGGTGAGAGCCTGGATGCCCAGGCTCAGGTCAGACTGACAACTATCGACGGATTTGTGCTGTTTGAGGGACGGGCCAACCCGGCCGGGCTGGAGATTGTAGGCGAGGCGGCGGCACTGCTGCAGGACGCCACCATGCCCTGA
- a CDS encoding amidohydrolase, translating into MNAHILYGASVWCGVDIPPVKAIAIQDTCIRHTGSLDECRSAIPGATEHDLGGGFLMPGFNDNHLHAAAYGRQQAMLSLQGLSADQIIDILRQRFAGLAPGRIIEAFGWDYDHVPHPHAALLDKAFPENPVILVQFSGHAAWVNSRVLSKLRITRETVDPPGGVIVRDRAGYPTGVLRDEAVVPIHQKVFLDQHMNLRGLSADIRRALQSFARMGITSVQDNTWLPPAVWVLRHLHRTGQLSCRFSCWPHAGFPRLRWAMERLTPYRRDWYQLGPRKYFLDGSFSTRTAWLMEPYLGPDRLAGVPVLSAAGIEAALRRAARDRRQAAFHAIGDRAVHGFLNIYERVVSDQPVLRDLRIRLEHCQLVQPDDVPRLRRLGVLVAAQPHAAGSYAKDVRLVGVQRANAAYPYRNLLDAGVSLSFGSDIPGEATVHPLLGMQLAVTRPGGQGITVEEAMTAYTAGSAYAEFQEDRKGRIQQGYLADFVHLAQDPRKVEPGQVAGIAVRGTMLGGRWVYRADGSTG; encoded by the coding sequence ATGAACGCGCACATTCTGTATGGAGCGTCTGTCTGGTGCGGGGTAGATATCCCGCCAGTCAAGGCGATTGCCATACAAGATACCTGCATTCGGCACACAGGGAGCCTGGATGAATGCCGGTCGGCAATTCCCGGGGCAACCGAACATGACCTGGGCGGTGGATTTCTGATGCCGGGATTTAACGATAATCACCTGCATGCCGCTGCCTACGGCCGGCAGCAGGCAATGCTCTCGCTGCAGGGGCTCAGTGCGGATCAGATCATAGATATCCTCCGGCAGCGTTTTGCCGGTCTGGCCCCGGGCAGGATTATCGAAGCCTTTGGCTGGGATTATGATCATGTGCCGCATCCGCATGCCGCGCTGCTGGACAAAGCCTTTCCGGAGAATCCGGTTATCCTGGTGCAGTTCAGCGGTCATGCAGCCTGGGTAAACTCGCGAGTCCTGTCAAAGCTGCGCATTACCAGAGAAACAGTCGACCCGCCTGGTGGTGTGATCGTGCGTGACCGTGCCGGGTATCCGACCGGGGTGCTGCGTGATGAGGCGGTGGTCCCGATACACCAGAAGGTTTTTCTGGATCAGCATATGAATCTGCGGGGACTGTCCGCAGACATCCGGCGTGCGCTGCAGTCCTTTGCCCGGATGGGGATCACCTCGGTGCAGGACAACACCTGGCTGCCCCCGGCGGTATGGGTACTGCGTCATCTGCATCGCACCGGACAGCTGAGTTGTCGCTTCAGCTGCTGGCCGCACGCAGGGTTTCCGCGCCTGCGCTGGGCCATGGAGCGGCTTACCCCGTACCGGCGCGACTGGTATCAGCTGGGGCCGCGCAAGTATTTTCTGGATGGCTCGTTCTCGACCCGGACTGCCTGGCTGATGGAACCGTATCTCGGGCCGGACAGGCTTGCGGGGGTGCCGGTACTGAGCGCGGCCGGGATTGAGGCTGCGCTGCGTCGTGCGGCTCGGGATCGCCGCCAGGCAGCCTTTCATGCAATCGGCGATCGCGCCGTGCACGGTTTTCTGAATATCTACGAGCGGGTAGTATCCGATCAGCCGGTTCTGCGAGATCTGCGTATCCGCCTGGAGCACTGCCAGCTTGTCCAGCCGGATGACGTGCCGCGTTTGCGCCGACTCGGGGTGCTGGTTGCGGCCCAGCCGCATGCGGCCGGCAGTTATGCAAAGGATGTGCGCCTGGTCGGTGTACAGCGGGCCAATGCTGCCTATCCATATCGGAACCTCCTGGATGCCGGTGTGTCGCTGTCGTTCGGCAGTGATATTCCCGGGGAGGCTACCGTGCACCCGCTGCTGGGGATGCAGCTGGCGGTCACCCGTCCGGGAGGTCAGGGGATAACCGTGGAGGAGGCGATGACGGCCTATACTGCCGGCAGTGCCTACGCCGAGTTTCAGGAGGACCGGAAGGGCCGGATTCAACAGGGGTATCTTGCCGATTTTGTGCATCTTGCACAGGATCCGCGCAAGGTTGAACCCGGGCAGGTTGCCGGCATAGCAGTACGCGGAACCATGCTGGGCGGGCGGTGGGTGTACCGCGCGGATGGTTCAACGGGTTGA